One region of Priestia megaterium genomic DNA includes:
- a CDS encoding allantoinase — protein MYDLIIRDGSVVLEDEIVKADIGVKKGKIAEIAQGVSIPAKKYVDAKGKYVLPGMIDIHVHFDEPSRDHWEGFDYGSASMAAGGCTTYFDMPLNGVPPTVTEAALWEKKKLADQKSVVDYGLWGGLVPGNKEELAKMAHSGVIGFKAFMSEAGSEFDFSDDLTLYEGMKEIAKLNKVLALHAERNDLIQKLEQAKQKQKQTAIKDYLETRPVVAEVNAVKQALEYGEETGCPLHFVHISSYEAVQLITEAKKNGMNVTLETCPHYLLFTEEDFEEIGVTAKCAPPLRSRSQKEKLWACIQSEEVDMISSDHSPCPIELKTAHQNDLFKVWGGISGGQYSLQAMISEGAITRGISLSHISKLVSTNPAKRFGLYPKKGSILLGADADLVIVDLNQTEKVTKEGMVFKHKHSIYEGTVFNSVILTTINRGTIVYTKEEGVFPLHKGQMVNGEYVKL, from the coding sequence ATGTACGATTTAATTATTCGGGATGGTTCGGTCGTATTAGAAGACGAAATAGTAAAAGCGGACATAGGTGTTAAAAAAGGAAAGATTGCAGAAATAGCGCAAGGTGTTAGCATACCAGCAAAAAAATACGTAGATGCTAAAGGCAAATATGTTCTGCCTGGAATGATTGATATTCATGTGCATTTTGATGAACCGAGCCGAGACCATTGGGAAGGGTTTGACTACGGTTCAGCATCTATGGCCGCAGGAGGCTGCACTACATATTTTGATATGCCTTTAAACGGCGTTCCTCCTACCGTAACAGAAGCAGCGCTGTGGGAAAAGAAAAAGCTGGCTGATCAAAAGTCAGTAGTAGATTACGGTCTATGGGGAGGGTTGGTTCCTGGTAATAAAGAAGAATTAGCCAAAATGGCTCATTCGGGTGTAATAGGTTTTAAAGCATTTATGTCAGAAGCAGGTTCTGAATTTGATTTCTCAGATGACCTCACATTATACGAAGGAATGAAAGAGATTGCAAAACTAAATAAAGTGCTTGCCCTGCATGCTGAAAGAAATGACTTAATACAAAAGCTTGAACAGGCTAAACAGAAGCAAAAGCAAACGGCTATTAAAGATTATTTAGAAACGCGACCGGTTGTAGCAGAAGTAAACGCAGTAAAGCAAGCGCTTGAGTACGGTGAAGAAACGGGATGTCCGCTTCACTTTGTACACATTAGCAGCTATGAAGCAGTGCAGCTTATTACGGAAGCAAAGAAGAATGGAATGAACGTTACGCTGGAAACTTGTCCGCATTATTTACTTTTTACAGAGGAAGACTTTGAAGAAATTGGCGTAACGGCTAAGTGTGCACCTCCTCTTCGCAGCAGGAGTCAAAAAGAAAAATTATGGGCATGTATTCAATCAGAAGAAGTAGATATGATTTCTTCGGATCATTCTCCTTGCCCGATTGAGTTAAAAACAGCTCATCAGAATGATTTATTTAAAGTTTGGGGTGGAATATCAGGCGGTCAGTACTCTTTGCAAGCAATGATTAGTGAAGGAGCGATCACTAGAGGGATTTCTCTTTCTCACATTTCAAAGCTTGTATCAACCAATCCAGCTAAACGATTCGGCTTATATCCCAAAAAAGGAAGCATTTTGCTAGGAGCCGATGCGGATTTGGTTATCGTTGATCTTAATCAAACTGAAAAAGTGACAAAAGAAGGAATGGTTTTCAAACATAAGCACAGTATATATGAAGGAACGGTATTTAATAGCGTTATTTTAACTACCATTAATAGAGGAACGATTGTATACACTAAAGAAGAAGGTGTGTTTCCTCTTCACAAAGGACAAATGGTAAATGGTGAATACGTAAAATTGTAG
- a CDS encoding response regulator transcription factor: MNVLLAEDDLQLGELVSYMLKKKGGYNVEWVTEGNDAYDYASEAHYDVLILDWMMPNGDGIDVCKRLRKEGYAGAILMLTAKDAVQDRIQGLDAGADDYVIKPFEIDELLARLRALARRNYAPILEEEVEIASMILKRASQTVQFDEEFIQLSPREFQLLDFLVKNKGQVLSRDIILDRVWGYESDVSIKTIDATVKLLRKKLEKFNKQDLIQSIRGVGYKIES; encoded by the coding sequence ATGAACGTACTGCTAGCAGAAGATGATTTGCAGCTAGGTGAATTAGTTAGTTATATGCTGAAGAAAAAAGGAGGCTATAACGTCGAATGGGTGACGGAAGGGAATGATGCATATGACTATGCATCTGAAGCACATTATGATGTGTTAATTCTTGACTGGATGATGCCCAATGGAGACGGAATCGATGTATGTAAACGTCTAAGAAAAGAAGGATACGCCGGGGCCATTCTTATGTTAACAGCAAAAGATGCGGTTCAAGATCGTATACAAGGCTTAGATGCGGGAGCGGATGATTACGTTATTAAGCCATTTGAAATTGACGAGCTGCTTGCAAGGCTTCGCGCTTTGGCTCGTCGTAATTATGCACCAATTTTAGAAGAAGAAGTAGAGATTGCCAGCATGATATTAAAAAGAGCAAGTCAAACCGTGCAGTTTGACGAGGAGTTTATTCAATTAAGTCCTCGTGAATTTCAACTGCTAGATTTTTTAGTAAAAAACAAAGGACAAGTTCTTTCCCGGGATATTATTTTAGACAGGGTATGGGGATATGAATCAGATGTTTCGATTAAAACGATTGATGCGACGGTTAAACTTTTGCGAAAAAAACTAGAGAAATTTAACAAACAAGATCTTATTCAAAGCATTCGCGGAGTAGGCTACAAAATTGAAAGCTAA
- a CDS encoding peptide MFS transporter, which translates to MSVEREKVYETVPQKGFFGHPKGLFTLFFTEFWERFSYYGMRALLVLYMYDTIANGGLGMEQGTALAIFSIYGSLVYMSGIIGGWIADRILGTSNTVFYGGIFIMLGHLVLALPAGVTALFISMFLIIIGTGLLKPNVSSVVGDMYSPTDNRRDAGFSIFYMGVNAGAFIAPLVVSTVGEKYNYHLGFGIAAVGMLLGLIVFMATRGKNLGRAGRQVPNPLKPEERKKVFGTIALAVVVLAIFIVLTSLAGILTVEGVILFVSILAIVIPIIYFVVMYKSPKTTADERSRVLAYIPLFISGVMFWAIQEQGSTILATYAKDHTQLTYGGFKIPVGWFQSLNPLFIIIFAPVFAAIWVKLGNRQPSTPKKFSLGLLFAGLSFLVMVIPASIHGNETLASPLWLVLSFFLVVVGELCLSPVGLSTTTKLAPAAFSAQTMSLWFLTSAAAQAINAQLVQYYENISQVVYFAALGGVSVILGVIVLMISPKIQRLMKGVQ; encoded by the coding sequence ATGTCAGTAGAGAGAGAAAAAGTGTATGAAACAGTTCCTCAAAAAGGATTCTTCGGACATCCTAAAGGTTTATTTACCTTGTTCTTTACAGAATTCTGGGAGCGTTTTTCATACTATGGAATGCGTGCGCTACTTGTATTGTACATGTACGATACAATTGCAAACGGTGGATTAGGAATGGAACAAGGAACCGCTTTAGCGATCTTTTCTATTTATGGTTCTCTTGTTTATATGTCTGGAATTATTGGCGGTTGGATTGCAGACCGCATTTTAGGTACGTCTAATACGGTGTTTTACGGCGGTATATTTATTATGCTCGGACATCTAGTGCTTGCATTGCCAGCAGGTGTAACGGCGCTGTTTATTTCAATGTTCTTGATTATCATTGGAACAGGTTTATTAAAACCAAACGTTTCAAGCGTTGTGGGCGATATGTATAGCCCGACTGATAACCGTCGAGATGCTGGATTTAGTATCTTCTATATGGGTGTAAATGCTGGAGCATTTATCGCGCCGCTAGTTGTTTCAACAGTAGGTGAAAAGTATAACTACCACTTAGGTTTTGGAATCGCGGCAGTAGGAATGCTTTTAGGCCTAATCGTATTTATGGCTACACGAGGTAAAAACCTAGGGCGTGCAGGTAGACAAGTTCCAAACCCTTTAAAACCAGAAGAGCGCAAAAAAGTTTTTGGTACTATTGCACTTGCTGTAGTTGTACTTGCTATCTTTATTGTACTGACTTCTTTAGCAGGTATTTTAACAGTTGAAGGCGTTATTTTATTTGTAAGTATTTTAGCGATTGTTATTCCAATTATTTACTTTGTGGTTATGTATAAGAGTCCCAAGACAACAGCTGATGAGCGTTCACGCGTATTAGCTTATATCCCTCTTTTTATTTCTGGAGTAATGTTCTGGGCAATTCAAGAGCAGGGGTCAACAATTTTAGCAACGTATGCAAAAGATCATACACAGCTAACGTATGGCGGCTTTAAAATTCCAGTTGGCTGGTTCCAATCGTTAAATCCGTTATTTATTATTATATTTGCCCCAGTTTTTGCAGCAATTTGGGTGAAATTAGGAAACAGACAGCCTTCTACACCAAAGAAGTTTTCATTAGGACTTTTATTTGCAGGGCTTTCTTTCCTTGTCATGGTTATCCCGGCTAGTATTCATGGAAACGAAACGTTAGCGAGCCCGCTATGGCTAGTATTAAGCTTCTTCTTAGTTGTAGTTGGAGAGCTTTGTTTATCACCAGTAGGGCTATCAACTACAACAAAACTAGCACCTGCAGCGTTTTCTGCTCAGACAATGAGTTTATGGTTCTTAACAAGCGCAGCGGCGCAGGCAATCAATGCTCAGCTTGTTCAATACTATGAAAACATTTCGCAAGTTGTTTATTTTGCTGCATTGGGCGGAGTGTCGGTCATTTTAGGTGTAATTGTACTAATGATTTCGCCAAAAATTCAGCGTTTAATGAAAGGTGTTCAATAA
- a CDS encoding NAD-dependent malic enzyme — translation MRNVFFTDNETIETTLRGKEILGAPMLNKGVAFTKEERKTLGLEGLLPPMTLSLDEQAKRAYEQFLAQADNLGKNVYLNDLQNRNAVLFYRLLQDHLKEMLPVVYTPTVGQAIQEYSHEYRRPGGVYLSIDNVEGIEEALKNIDANSEDIDLMVITDSESILGIGDWGVGGINIAIGKLAVYTAAAGIDPSRVLPVVLDVGTNNEKLLNDPLYIGNRHERIRGERYDHFVDQFISKSLEIFPNALLHWEDFGNVNARNIINKYGKEILTFNDDIQGTGAVTLAAIFSAVQVSKMPLRDHRVLIFGPGTAGIGIADQVRDAMVLDGITEDEAYKNFWAVDFRGLLTDDMDDLLGFQTPYARKAEEVKDWNREEDKISLLEVVRQVKPTILIGTSGVAGAFSEEIVKEMAKHVERPAILPMSNPTPLAEATPENLLNWTEGKALVATGSPFEPVNYDGVEYEIGQSNNAFVFPGLGLGSIVVKAEVITDSMFAACAHAVAQMVDSSKLGASLLPRVEELREVSYNVALAVANAAIKDGVAKEVPTDVKAAVKAAMWEPTYKEIKALETVNA, via the coding sequence ATGCGTAACGTATTTTTTACAGATAATGAAACAATTGAAACGACTTTACGTGGGAAAGAAATTTTAGGAGCTCCAATGTTAAACAAAGGAGTAGCTTTTACAAAAGAAGAGCGTAAAACGTTAGGATTAGAAGGTTTACTTCCTCCAATGACTTTAAGTTTAGATGAGCAGGCAAAACGTGCATATGAGCAGTTTTTAGCTCAGGCAGATAACCTTGGTAAGAATGTGTATTTAAACGATTTACAGAACCGTAATGCTGTATTATTTTATCGTTTATTGCAAGATCACTTAAAAGAAATGCTTCCGGTTGTTTATACACCAACAGTTGGACAAGCAATCCAAGAATACAGCCACGAATATCGCCGTCCGGGTGGCGTATACTTGTCAATCGATAATGTAGAAGGCATTGAAGAAGCTCTTAAAAATATCGATGCAAATAGTGAAGACATTGATTTAATGGTTATTACAGATTCAGAAAGTATTTTAGGAATTGGTGACTGGGGCGTTGGTGGTATTAATATTGCTATCGGTAAATTAGCCGTGTACACAGCTGCAGCAGGAATCGATCCAAGCAGAGTACTTCCAGTTGTTCTTGATGTAGGAACAAACAATGAAAAATTATTAAATGATCCTTTATATATCGGAAACCGCCATGAACGTATCCGCGGTGAGCGCTATGATCATTTCGTAGATCAATTTATTTCAAAATCTCTTGAAATATTCCCTAATGCACTGTTACACTGGGAAGATTTCGGTAATGTAAATGCTCGTAATATTATTAACAAGTACGGAAAAGAAATTCTAACGTTTAATGATGATATTCAAGGCACAGGTGCCGTAACGCTTGCCGCTATTTTCTCAGCAGTTCAAGTGTCTAAAATGCCACTTCGTGACCACCGTGTTTTAATCTTTGGACCAGGTACAGCAGGTATCGGTATTGCAGATCAAGTACGTGATGCAATGGTATTAGACGGGATCACAGAAGATGAAGCATACAAAAACTTCTGGGCAGTCGATTTCCGAGGCCTTTTAACAGATGACATGGACGACTTATTAGGTTTCCAAACGCCTTATGCACGAAAAGCAGAAGAAGTGAAGGACTGGAACCGTGAAGAAGACAAAATTTCTCTTTTAGAAGTTGTCAGACAAGTTAAGCCAACAATCTTAATTGGTACGTCTGGTGTAGCAGGCGCATTCTCAGAAGAAATCGTAAAAGAAATGGCGAAGCATGTAGAACGCCCAGCTATTTTACCAATGTCAAATCCAACTCCGCTTGCGGAAGCTACTCCTGAAAACCTATTAAATTGGACAGAAGGAAAAGCACTTGTAGCGACTGGAAGTCCGTTTGAACCAGTTAACTACGATGGTGTGGAATATGAAATTGGTCAATCTAATAATGCTTTTGTTTTCCCTGGTCTTGGTCTTGGATCAATCGTGGTAAAAGCAGAAGTTATTACAGACAGCATGTTCGCAGCATGTGCACACGCTGTAGCTCAAATGGTAGACAGCAGCAAACTAGGAGCTTCATTACTACCACGCGTAGAAGAATTACGTGAAGTATCATATAACGTTGCTTTAGCGGTTGCTAACGCAGCAATTAAAGATGGCGTTGCAAAAGAAGTTCCAACAGATGTAAAAGCGGCAGTAAAAGCAGCAATGTGGGAACCAACATACAAAGAAATTAAAGCTTTAGAAACGGTAAATGCTTAA
- a CDS encoding amino acid permease produces the protein MGENTTSMNQLQRKMKSRHLFMISLGGVIGTGLFLNSGYTINAAGPGGTLLAYLIGGLIMYLVMICLGELSVAMPVSGSFQVYATKFIGPGTGFAVGWLYWLTWVVSVGSEFTASGLLMQRWFPDVSVWIWSALFALLLFGLNATSVRFFGETEFWFSSIKVLTIIVFIILGAAAMFGFIPLSGHEKAPMLSHFTGEGGLFPNGLMPVLITMVSVSFAFSGTELIGITAGETEDPEKNIPRAIKNIIWRTFFFFIGAMFVLSGLISWKQAGVLESPFVTVFDQIGIPYAADIMNLVILTALLSNANAGLYACSRMLWSLSDQKMVSSWLGKVTSKGVPFNSLLISMGVACLSLLSSVVAPTTVYLVLVSISGFAVVAVWMAIAASHFMFRRRYIKEGNDVSKLVYKAPLYPLVPILAFVLCFAACVGLAFDKSQRIALYCGIPFVLFCYLFYYLKSKKENGKGDSQPIAK, from the coding sequence TCATTTATTTATGATTTCCCTTGGCGGTGTTATCGGTACGGGGTTGTTTCTTAATTCTGGCTATACAATTAATGCAGCAGGTCCTGGGGGAACGCTCCTTGCTTATTTAATCGGTGGATTAATTATGTATTTAGTCATGATATGTCTAGGGGAGCTAAGCGTAGCAATGCCTGTGTCAGGATCATTTCAAGTATACGCTACAAAGTTTATAGGGCCGGGAACTGGTTTTGCGGTGGGCTGGCTCTACTGGCTGACTTGGGTAGTATCTGTCGGTTCGGAGTTTACAGCGTCTGGGCTGCTTATGCAAAGATGGTTTCCTGACGTTTCGGTTTGGATATGGAGCGCGCTGTTTGCTCTTTTATTATTTGGTTTAAATGCAACATCTGTACGTTTTTTCGGCGAAACAGAATTTTGGTTTTCAAGTATTAAAGTATTAACGATTATTGTATTTATTATTTTAGGCGCAGCAGCGATGTTTGGATTCATTCCCCTTAGCGGTCATGAAAAAGCGCCGATGCTTTCTCATTTTACAGGAGAGGGCGGTTTATTTCCAAATGGACTTATGCCTGTATTAATTACGATGGTTTCCGTAAGTTTTGCTTTTTCAGGAACAGAATTAATTGGTATTACGGCGGGAGAAACCGAAGATCCAGAAAAGAACATACCTCGAGCCATTAAAAATATCATTTGGCGTACATTCTTCTTCTTTATCGGCGCCATGTTTGTACTATCTGGGTTGATCTCATGGAAACAAGCAGGAGTGTTAGAAAGTCCTTTTGTGACGGTGTTTGATCAAATAGGTATTCCTTATGCAGCAGATATTATGAACTTGGTTATTTTAACAGCTTTACTATCAAACGCTAATGCAGGCTTATATGCATGCTCGAGAATGCTCTGGTCATTATCCGATCAAAAAATGGTTAGCAGCTGGTTAGGGAAAGTAACGTCTAAAGGAGTTCCATTTAATTCGTTGCTTATCAGCATGGGAGTGGCTTGTCTGTCCTTGCTGTCAAGCGTGGTTGCACCAACTACTGTTTACTTAGTATTAGTTTCTATTTCTGGATTTGCGGTGGTAGCTGTATGGATGGCTATTGCAGCTTCTCATTTTATGTTCAGAAGACGCTATATTAAAGAAGGAAATGATGTATCAAAGCTTGTTTACAAAGCTCCTTTATATCCTCTCGTTCCTATCTTAGCATTCGTTTTATGCTTTGCTGCTTGTGTAGGACTTGCTTTTGATAAGAGTCAGCGTATCGCATTATACTGCGGTATCCCATTTGTCCTTTTTTGTTATCTGTTTTATTATTTAAAAAGTAAAAAAGAAAACGGAAAAGGTGACAGTCAGCCTATAGCAAAATAA
- a CDS encoding sensor histidine kinase produces the protein MKAKLLTRAKQKVKQKVKQDLFSQTQNRLTFRYSALLMLFLLLFVFIVYALVYVVVSNSQQQNLNSMLKQESRIVQSILIKQAVNSSNQQSKEEYKNIVVAGEDQFFYYVISPEGDLIMGNEASERLRSNLLDLIDGWIPIENEVRKERIKAPRPSFEHIEGVKGQNGEGKIDIDLMMAGEPIFYKGQFLGMLYIGKDVSFLYQLLKWLLIIMLSLTVLFVGVAIYISRLMSKRAMVPIETAFQKQKEFVADASHELRTPLSVMLSSINALEMQEEVTEDPFSKKLINNMKAEVKRMTSLVSDLLTLARSDSNKVEKAMMPFDITDAVQKVMESVETLAISKHIDLQLDTPEKLVVTGDQERLTQLIYILLDNAIKYTTPHGSVNIQVVQHGSECTLKVRDTGVGIHPDEKDRIFDRFYRADKSRSRQMGGHGLGLAIAKWIVETHKGKIDVESEQEKGSTFTVRLPMSQKVKKS, from the coding sequence TTGAAAGCTAAACTTCTTACGAGGGCTAAACAGAAAGTAAAACAAAAAGTAAAGCAAGATTTATTCAGCCAGACGCAAAATCGTTTAACATTCCGATACAGCGCATTGCTAATGCTGTTTCTGCTTTTATTCGTATTTATTGTTTATGCATTGGTGTATGTGGTTGTATCCAATAGTCAGCAGCAAAACTTAAATAGCATGTTAAAACAAGAGTCTCGAATTGTCCAAAGCATCTTAATTAAACAAGCGGTAAACAGTTCGAATCAACAGTCGAAAGAAGAGTATAAAAACATTGTCGTAGCCGGTGAAGACCAGTTTTTTTATTATGTCATCAGTCCTGAAGGGGACCTTATTATGGGCAACGAAGCGAGTGAGCGTCTTCGCTCTAACTTGTTAGATTTAATTGATGGATGGATCCCTATTGAAAACGAAGTGCGAAAAGAACGAATAAAAGCCCCGCGTCCTAGTTTTGAGCACATCGAAGGAGTAAAAGGGCAAAACGGGGAAGGCAAAATAGATATTGATTTAATGATGGCGGGGGAACCTATTTTTTATAAAGGCCAATTTTTAGGGATGCTTTATATTGGAAAAGACGTTTCGTTTCTTTATCAGCTGTTAAAGTGGCTCCTCATTATTATGCTGAGCCTTACGGTACTGTTTGTAGGAGTAGCCATTTATATCAGCCGCTTAATGTCAAAACGTGCCATGGTCCCAATTGAAACAGCTTTCCAAAAGCAAAAAGAATTTGTGGCGGATGCATCCCATGAGCTAAGGACACCGCTTAGCGTTATGCTTTCTTCTATCAACGCTTTAGAAATGCAGGAGGAAGTAACAGAAGATCCCTTCTCTAAAAAATTAATTAATAATATGAAAGCTGAAGTGAAGCGGATGACGAGTCTCGTCAGTGATTTACTTACGCTTGCACGCTCAGACTCTAATAAAGTAGAAAAAGCAATGATGCCATTTGATATTACAGATGCGGTACAAAAGGTAATGGAATCGGTTGAAACTCTAGCGATTTCTAAACATATTGATTTGCAGCTGGATACGCCTGAAAAATTAGTCGTAACTGGAGATCAAGAGCGTCTCACTCAGCTGATTTACATTTTGTTAGACAATGCGATTAAATATACGACTCCTCATGGAAGTGTAAACATTCAAGTGGTTCAGCACGGGAGTGAATGTACATTAAAAGTACGTGATACAGGGGTTGGAATTCATCCCGACGAAAAGGATCGAATCTTCGACCGCTTTTATCGTGCTGATAAATCCCGATCCCGTCAAATGGGAGGTCACGGGCTAGGCCTAGCAATCGCTAAATGGATCGTAGAAACACATAAAGGCAAAATTGATGTAGAAAGTGAACAAGAAAAAGGAAGTACATTTACAGTAAGGTTGCCAATGTCACAAAAAGTAAAAAAGAGTTAA
- a CDS encoding peptidylprolyl isomerase, giving the protein MSKNKIIMIIAAVVIIAAVAIGAVAMNKSKVVATVGDEKITKDQLYDALLAQGGSSVLDSLIEQKVISKEAAKQNIKVTDKEINAELENLKSQYGGEDALNQALASSGVKLSELKKDLKTNIEAKKMVESTINIKDSEIKSYFNQNKDSLATEAQVKASHILVADEKTAKEVKAKLDKGEDFAKLAKEYSTDTASKSDGGNLGYFKKGDMVEAFANKAFSMKVNEVSDPVKTEYGYHIIKVTGKKEAQKATYENSKAKIKQTLLDQKYQTEYPTWLQKLKKKYDITNKLDS; this is encoded by the coding sequence ATGTCTAAAAACAAAATAATTATGATTATCGCAGCCGTTGTCATTATTGCTGCAGTAGCTATTGGTGCCGTAGCAATGAATAAATCAAAGGTAGTTGCTACCGTTGGTGATGAAAAAATCACAAAAGATCAGCTGTATGATGCTCTTCTTGCTCAAGGAGGATCAAGCGTCCTTGATTCACTAATCGAACAAAAAGTCATTTCAAAAGAAGCAGCTAAACAAAATATTAAAGTAACCGATAAAGAAATTAATGCTGAATTAGAAAACCTTAAAAGTCAGTACGGTGGAGAAGATGCACTAAATCAAGCATTAGCATCTAGCGGTGTAAAATTGTCAGAGCTGAAAAAAGATTTAAAGACGAATATTGAAGCAAAAAAAATGGTCGAGTCGACTATTAATATTAAAGATAGTGAAATAAAATCGTACTTTAATCAAAATAAAGATTCACTAGCTACAGAAGCACAGGTAAAAGCTAGTCATATCTTAGTAGCAGACGAAAAAACAGCAAAAGAAGTAAAGGCAAAGCTTGATAAAGGAGAAGATTTTGCAAAGCTAGCAAAAGAATATTCAACGGATACAGCTTCTAAATCAGATGGCGGAAACCTTGGATACTTCAAAAAAGGCGATATGGTCGAAGCTTTTGCCAACAAAGCATTTTCAATGAAGGTAAATGAAGTAAGTGATCCTGTTAAAACAGAATACGGTTACCATATTATTAAAGTAACAGGCAAAAAAGAAGCGCAAAAAGCAACATATGAAAACAGCAAAGCAAAAATCAAGCAAACGCTGCTTGATCAAAAATACCAAACAGAGTATCCAACATGGTTACAAAAGCTAAAGAAAAAGTATGATATTACAAACAAACTTGATTCATAA
- a CDS encoding acyltransferase family protein produces MAKRDAYFDNVKFILIVLVVFGHLLTPFINDEQWLRTLYIFIYTFHMPAFILISGYFAKGYRKKGYMWKMAKKVLLPYIIFQLIYAVYDYKLYDESSFEVSVFQPAWSLWFLLSLFCWNAMLFIFTKIKYPLAVAAVLGIMIGLCEPLETTLSLSRTFVFFPFFLAGFYMKKEHFKKLTSVSCKKIAGGTLLIIALWIQYVAPDFEKEWLFGSKSYASLGVNQVEGMIIRTLFYSISLAMTVSFLALTPTQTMSFTSRGAQTFYVYLLHGFLIKYIRLSSFGDWIESVQGYSILLIGACGVAWLLSSKYVSTIARPLIELKPLPTRKSLSLGK; encoded by the coding sequence ATGGCTAAGCGGGATGCGTATTTTGATAACGTGAAATTTATCTTAATTGTACTGGTAGTGTTTGGCCATTTGTTAACTCCCTTCATTAATGATGAACAGTGGTTACGAACACTCTACATATTTATTTATACTTTTCATATGCCAGCGTTTATTTTAATAAGCGGATATTTTGCAAAAGGATACCGAAAGAAAGGATATATGTGGAAGATGGCGAAGAAAGTATTACTTCCTTATATTATCTTTCAACTTATCTATGCGGTATATGATTATAAACTGTATGATGAATCGTCATTTGAAGTTTCAGTATTTCAGCCAGCTTGGTCACTGTGGTTTTTACTAAGTTTATTTTGTTGGAATGCGATGCTGTTCATTTTTACAAAGATCAAATATCCTTTAGCTGTCGCGGCAGTTTTAGGAATTATGATTGGCTTATGTGAACCGCTAGAAACAACGTTAAGTCTTTCTAGAACATTTGTATTCTTCCCCTTCTTCTTAGCAGGGTTTTATATGAAAAAAGAACATTTTAAAAAGTTGACGTCTGTTTCTTGTAAGAAAATAGCTGGAGGCACATTGCTCATTATTGCTCTGTGGATCCAGTACGTAGCACCGGATTTTGAGAAGGAGTGGCTATTTGGTTCAAAATCTTATGCCTCCTTAGGTGTAAATCAAGTAGAGGGAATGATCATTCGTACACTATTTTATAGCATCAGCTTAGCAATGACGGTTTCCTTTTTAGCTTTGACCCCTACACAGACGATGTCTTTTACATCTCGAGGTGCTCAAACCTTTTATGTGTATTTGCTACATGGATTTCTGATTAAATATATTCGCTTATCTTCTTTTGGAGACTGGATAGAAAGTGTACAAGGATACAGCATTCTTTTGATTGGAGCTTGTGGAGTGGCGTGGCTGTTGTCGAGTAAATACGTATCTACGATTGCAAGGCCTTTAATTGAGCTTAAACCGTTACCAACGCGCAAAAGTTTAAGTTTAGGTAAGTAA